The genomic segment GCCATCCCGAGCCGGACCGCCGGTGCCGTGGTGGCGTGCCGGTGCCATCGTGCGCCGGCACGCCATCGCGGAACGCTCCGCAAGCAGCCAATTCCCAAGGCCGCGGGTCACCCGCGGCTGCGCACCGATGCCTCACAGGAGCAGCTCATGACCGGCCAGCACCCGACGGTCCCACGTCGGTTCGCCTTGGTGCGGTACTCCGACGGCGATGACAGCCGAATGATCGTCGCCTGGGGTATCGAGCTGCCCGACGGCTCCACCGTCTCGGCAAGCATCGACGACCAGACGGTCGCCGTCTGCAGCAGAGCTGCTCATTGCGAACTCATCCACGGCGCCGAGCTGGTCTGGATCCATGGCGAGATCGATGACTTCGAAAAGGAGAGATCGTCATGAAGGCCGCCGGCGTGGCCAGGAACCAGTACGCGCAGGCCTCCCCGGACAGCGAATTCCGTGCGACCGCCCGCGTGGTCCTGAACATCCATCGGGACGATAACGGCTTCTGTATCGGCTGTTACGTCTACTTCCGCCAGCTCAAGCCCTTCCCCTGCGAGTACCGCTCGTGGGCAGCACGAGTGATCGCCACCTACCTCGCGCCGACACCCGGGGCTGGCAGATCCCCGGCTCACGATCGTCGACCGGAGGGCACCCGGCCGGTCCCAGCCCTCCGACTGGTGCCGCCGTCACTGCCCTGCCTCCGACGACACGGTGGTCATCCGCCTGGATTAGCACTACGCCGTCGGCATCTCGATCTCCGCCTGGATCGGCGGTAGCGGCGACCCGTTCCAGAGGGACGGACGCCGAGCTTCATGGCGGGTCAGGGAGACCCGCGGCACCGAGAAGGAGGAACACATGGCAAGCGGAACGCTGGAACTCAGCGCGACCGGCAGCGACGACGAGTTCGACCTCGATGTCAGCCTGCTCGAGGTGGCGGACCTCGCCGGTCTGGTCAACCTGACCGACGACGGCTGCGGCAGTACCTGCACCGCCTGCACCACCAACGTCGCCTGATCAACCCCCTCCGCAAGACCGGCCGGCGCCGCCACGACGGTCGACGCCGGCCGGCCCCCTGTTTCACCGAGGTAATCAAGTGAGCCGTTCCGTGGATTCCCCCGTCTACCGATCGATGGACACAGCGCTCGTCCGCGCAGTCGCACACCCGGCGATCGCGCTGCCCCCGTGGCCGGACCTGACCGAGCCTCGCCCCGAACTCGTGCCGTCGTGGGTCAGCTGGCTGCGACAGGTGTGGGCGATCGACGCGGTAGCCGAGGCTGTCGCGCTCTCCAGCCCGGTGCTCGCGGAGCAGGTCAGCAAGCTCTGCGCGGGTGAAGCCGCTTCGGTACGCGAGACACGACGGACGGTCCACGCCGTCGTCCGGTACGTACAGCGTCTTCTCGGTCGCCCCACGCCGTTCGGGCTGCTCGCCGGCGTGGCACCCGCCGTGTTCGGCTCGCGAGCGCCGACCCGCTGGGGCTCAGCGCATAAGGCGATCGCGCGGGCAGCCGCTGGCTGGCTCACAGACGTGATCGCCCATCTCGAGCGTTGTCCGGAGCTGCTCTCCCGGCTTGCCGTGGTCGCGAACAGCACGCTCACGGTTCGCGACGACCGCCTGATCGTCCCCTACCAGCCGCATTCTGGGGTCGACGGCCAGCTGGGAGCAGCGGAGGTGTCCCTACGCCACTCAGCACCGGTGCGGGCTGCGATCGCCGCAGCTCGAAGCCCGATCCAGGTGGAGGTCCTCGCCGCGCAGCTTCGTGGCGCGTTTCCGCAGGCTTCCGCATCAGTCGTCATGGCGATGCTCACCCAGTTGATCGCTCACCGTGTCCTCATCACGAGCATGCACGCGCCCAGCACGGAGCCGGACGCGTTCGCATACCTGCTGCGCCAGCTGGACGAGGCCGGCGCCGAGTCGGGTACGCCTGTCGCTGGCGTTGTCAACGCTCTCCGAGAGATCCATTCCGGGCTTCAGCGGCATAACACGGCACAGTCGAGTGACGCCCCAGCGGTCCGGCGGCTGGTGGCCTCGCGGATGCGGAGCCTCGCGATCTCGACGCACGAGCCGCTCGCCGTGGATCTCCGGCTGGACGCCTCGGTGACGCTCCCCGACCAGGTGGCCAAGGAGGTGGAACGCGCCGCGCTGGTGCTGACCAGGATGAGCGCGTACCCGTACGGCACTGCCGCATGGCGGGCCTACCACCAGCGCTTCTACGAGCGCTATGGCATCGGTTCCCTCGTGCCGGTGCGGGAGTTGGTCGACCCGGACAGCGGCATCGGCCTGCCCGACGGCTACCCCGGCAGCCCGGCCCCCGAGCCTCGCTCGCCGATCTCCCAACGGGACGAGACGTTGTTGAATCTGGCGCAGCGTGCGGCACTGGACGGCGCGACGGAAGTCGTTCTCGATGAGGCGCTGATCGCACAACTGGAGCTCGGGCCGCAGCGGCTACGCCTACCTCCGCACCTGGAGGCGTGTGTACGCGTGCAGGCCGCCGACGAGAAGGACCTGGCGCGCGGCAGGTTCACTATCGAGGTCATCTCCGTATCCCGGGCCGCCGGCGGGCTAACCGGACGGTTCCTCAGTGTGCTGCGACCGAGCGACGCAGGAAGGTTGGCCGCCGGCTTCGCCGACCTACCCGCCGGCGATCGGGACGCCGTGCCGGCCCAGGTGTCGTTCCCCCCGTTGGATCCCGGCACCGCGCACGTAGCGCGCGCCGTCCAGATGCTGCCCACGGTGATCAGCCTTGCCGAACACCGGTGGCCGAGTCGATCGGTGCTCACCATCGACGACTTGGCGGTGGGGTGCGATGGCCGGCGCATGTACCTCGCAGTCCCGGAACGCGGCCACCGGATCGAGGCAGTCGGCATGCACGCGCTGAACCTGCGCGCCCACACTCCGCCCTTGGCCCGGTTTCTCATCGAACTCGGGCGCGGCCAGTGCGCTCAGGTAACGGCCTTCGACTGGGGTGCCGCCGCCCGGGCGAAGCTGCCCTTCCTGCCTCGGGTGCGGTACGGGCGGGCGATCCTAGCTCCCGCGACCTGGCGGCTGGAGGCTGCCGAGCTGCCCGACCGGCACCAGCCCTGGTACGCCTGGGACGACGCCTTCGACGAATGGCGGGCTCGCCGGCGGTTGCCGCGCCTGGTGCACCTGGTCGAGGCCGACCGTCGCCTGCCACTGGATCTCGACGAGTCAGCGCACCGCGTCCTGCTGCGCAGCCACCTGCTCACCGCGCCGCGGGCGGTCCTCGTGGAGGCACCCAACCCGGAGGACCTCGGGTGGTGCGGCGGCCGCCCGCACGAGGTCATCGTCGCCCTGCGCGCCACCGAGCCACCACCGTGGCCGCCGCTGCCCCCACCGACCCCGACCCGCGTCATCGGGCGCGACCAGGGCCAGACGCCGGCCGCCTCGCAAATCCTGCTCGCCAAGCTGTACGGAGACATCCGCCGCCAGGACCTGCTCCTCGCCGAGCACCTTCCTCGACTGCTCGCCGAGTGGGACACCCCGCCCGACTGGTGGTTCCTCCGGTTCCGCGACCCGGACCAGCACCTACGGCTACGGATCGCCCTGCCCGACGCATCCTCATTCGGACCGGCGGCTGAGCGCGTCAGCGCGTGGGCCGACGACCTGCGCCGACGCGGCCTGCTCCGAGAGATCCAGTACGCCACCTCCTATCCGGAGACCGGCCGGTGGGGATCCGGCCCCGCCATGCAGGCCGCCGAGGCGGTCTTCATCGCCGACTCCCACGCCGTACTGACGCAGCTGTGCCAACCGGTGCGCCCGAGTCGGCAGGCGCTGGTTGCCGTGCAGATCGCGGCTATCGCCGTCGCCTACACCCGCAGTGTCGAGACCGGCATGCGCTGGCTGGTCGACCACGTTCCCGCAGCGGCACCTCAACCGGTCCCGCGGCCGCTGTTCCACGAAGCCGTCCGCCTCGCCCACCCCGGCCGTGACTGGTCAGCGCTCCGCGCGGCCCCCGGCGGCGCCGCCATCGTCGACGCCTGGAAGAACCGCGAAGTCGCCCTCGCCGTCTACCGGACCCACCTGCCCGGGCCACACACCGACGGCATCGACACCGACGACGTCCTCGGCTCGCTCATGCACGCGCACTACATCCGCGCGGTCGGCATCGACTTCGACGACGAGGACCAGTGCCGCTACCTAGCCCGAGCCGCAGCCCTCGCCTACTTCGCCCGGAGCCGGCCATGAGCCTCGCGTACGAGAGCCACGAACTCGCCGTCGCGGTCGCCGACCTCCTCGCCCACCCCGACGACCACCGGCTGCCGATCCGGCAACCCTGGTGGCGGCAGTCGCTCGCCCTCGGCGTACCCGGGATCGCCCTGCTGCACGTAGAGCTGGCAGCGGCGGGGCTAAGGCCCTGGAAACGCGCCCACCACTGGCTCACCGCCGCTACCAGCGGCCCGGTAACGGCAGGCCCTGACAGCCACCCCTTCCACGGCGCACCCGCGCTCGCCCACGTCCTCGCCTGCGCCAGCACTCATCAGCCCTGCCTCTACGCCCGCGCGCTCGACGACCTCGACCGGGCGATCGCCGCCGACGCCCGGCGCCGAGTGGCCGTCGCCCACGCCCGCATCGACGCCTGCGAGCTACCGGCCCTCGCCGAGTTCGACGTCATCCGTGGCCTCGCCGGGATCGGCGCGTACCTGCTCCATCGACCGCCTGCGGGCGAGGCACTTCATGCCGTACTCGGATATCTGGTCCGTTTGACCGCTCCCCTGCACCACGACAGCGAGGCGCTACCAGGCTGGTGGACCGGCAGCGGCCCCAACGGACGCGCCGATACCCGATTCCTCGGCGGCCACGGCAACAACGGACTGGCACACGGCATCGCCGGACCCCTGGCCCTCCTGGCACTCGCCGCCCGGCAAGGCGTCGTCGTCCCGGGGCAACTCGCGGCCATCGCCACCGTCTGCTCGTGGCTCGACCGGTGGCGCAGCGATACCGGCGCCGGCCCGATCTGGCCGTACTGGATCACCAGGGCGCAGCTGCGTGCGGACCACCCACCGACGCCGGCCGCCCAACGGCCGTCATGGTGCTACGGCACCGCGGGCCTGGCACACGCGCAGCAGCTGGCCGCTCTCGCAATCGGTGACCCGGTCCGTCGCGTGACTGCCGGAGACGCGCTCGCCCGCGCCCTGATCGACCCTGGGCAGCTGGCGGCAACGACGGATCCCTCCCTGTGCCACGGGTACGCGGGCCTCGCCCACATCGCCCATCGCGTCGCCGCCGACGCTCCCCCTGGCACAGCCGCTCGCCTCGACGCCCAGGTTCCCGGCCTGCTCAGAATGATCGGCCCTGCGGGTGCCGGCCCTCGGCGTACGGCTGCTGCCCTACTCGCCGCCTCGTCGGGCCCCGGGCTGCTCGAAGGCGTCGCCGGAGTGGCCCTGGCCGCCCTGAGCTGCAGCACCGCGTCAGCGCCAGCTAGTTCCTGGGACTCCTGCCTGCTCACCGCCCGACCCGCCTACCCCCTGACGTGAGGAGGAGCCGAACCGATGTCGACAACTGACTGGCGGCAATACACCGTCGAGTTTCCCAGCTCCGCCGCAGCCGAGCTCATCGCCACCACCGTGCTCGCCCCAGCGCTGGCCACTGCCGAAGAAGACGGAGTTCTGCACGGTTGGTGGTTCGTCCGCAAGTACCCGTCGTGGCGGTGGCGGTACATCGCCGATGACCCCACCTCCCATCTCGTCGAGGACCTGCTGGAGACGCTCGCCGTCGACGACCGCATCGTCAACTGGACCCGGGGCATCTACGAGCCGGAGACGATGGCCTTCGGCGGCTCGGCCGGCATGCACGCCGCCCACGACCTCTTCCACCAGGACTGCCGACATCTACTCCTCGGGCCAGGCCTCGCCGAGCCGGCCACGCTCGGCAGACGCGAACTCGCTGTCCTGCTGTGCAGCGTCCTGATGCGGAGCGCCGGCCTGGACTGGTACGAGCAGGGCGATGTCTGGGCCAAGGTCACCGACCTGCGCCCAGCCCCGAGCCTGCCCGCGGAGGGCGATGCCACCGCCGTCCTGGTTCGGGCGATGAACCGACTCATGACCGCCGACATCCGCAGCCTGAGCGGTCCCACTTCCGACAGCCCGCTCGCCGGCTACGGGGCGTGGTTCGAGGCGTTCGAAACCGCCGGTCAGGCCCTCGCCGACCTGGCACGGCGCGGCCACCTCCGACGCGGCCTGCGCGCCGTCATCGCCCACCACGTCATCTTCAATGCCAACCGCATCGGCCTGTCCGTCCATGACCAGTCCACCCTTGCCGCGCTCGCGGTCAGGAACGTCTTCGACCCCACCAGGAGGAGCACCGTGTCCACCGCAGAACCCACCCTATCGGCCGCTAGCGTCGACCCGATGACCACGCATCGTGACCCGGCCGACCTGCGCAGCGAACTCGCCGACCAGCTCCGGGCAGAGAACATCATTCGGACGCCGTCCGTCGAGGCCGCAATCCGGCAGACGCCCCGGCACCTGTTCCTGCCCGGCGTGCCGCTGGAGCAGGCGTACGCCGACACTGCTGTCTACACCAAGACCGACGGCCGGGGTGCCTCCATCAGCGCCGCGTCGCAACCCCGGATCGTGGCCATGATGCTCGAACAACTCGACGCCCGACCGGGCCACCGAATCATGGAAGCTGGCGCCGGTACCGGCTACAACGCGGCTCTCCTCGCCGCAATCACCGGCGAGACCGGCCATGTCGCCACCATCGACGTCGACGACGACCTCGTCGACGCAGCTCGAAAACACCTCGCGACCGCCGGTGTCGCCAATGTCGAGGTTGTTCGCGGCGACGGCGCGCTCGGCCATCCCGATGGCGCACCGTACGACCGGATCATCGCCACCGTCGGCGCCTGGGAAACCCCCACCGCCTGGCTGCAACAGCTCACCCCCGGCGGCAGGCTGGTCGTGCCGCTACGGCTGCGCGGCGCCGCATCCCGCTCGGTCATCTTCGAACGGTACGACGGCGGATGGCGCGACGTCGGCAGTGAGCTGGCCGTCTTCATGCCGTTGCGCGGCATCGCCGACGACGCCCGGCGCATCGTCACCCTGACCGGTGAGCAGGACGTAACCCTGCAGGTGCACAAGGACCAGAACGTCGACGCGGCCGAGCTCGCGGGTGTGCTGGAAACCGAGCGGCACGAGATGTGGACCGGCGTGCACTTCCCACCGATGGTGCCCTACGAGTGGCTGGACCTGTGGCTGGCCTGCCGGCTCGACAACGCCCTCATGCGCATGAACGGCACACCGCAGGCCATCGAGTCCGGCACCGTCTCACCCATGTTCCCCTGGGGCGCGATGGCCACCACCCGAGGCGCCAACCTCGCCTACCTCACCATCCGCCCCGCACCACCGGCCGCCGACGGCGGCAAGCACTACGAGGTCGGCGTCATCGGACACGGCCCCTCCGGCAAGGACCTCGCGGAGCACGTCGGTGCCGAAATCCGCACCTGGGACGCTGAGTACCGCCCCCGAACCGTGCGATTCGAGATTCCCGACGCGCCGGCCGAGGCGAACCCGTCGGCTGGACGCTTCGTTCTCCCCCGGCCGCACCACCCGATCACCGTCACCTGGCAGTGACGATGGACCCGACCAGCCACGTCCTCCGGCGCTTCCCCCTCGTGGCCCGACCACGCCCCGCCGCCAAGGCGCTGACCATCCGCGTTGACGATTTATGCGCCCTCGCCGACCGCGCGGACCGGGAAGGCGACATGGCTGCCGCGTCTGCCGTCTACAACCAGGCTGCGCTGATCGCCTCGGACTGTGGCCAGCCCGAGCTGGCCCGGCAGTGGTGCCACGAACACGCCGACGCGTACCTGTGCGCCCTCCCCCTGGGCGCGCAGGCCGCGCGGCACGCCCTCGAGCCGCTGGTCAACCTCGCCCGCCTGCACATCAGAGACGGCAACGGCGACGCCGCTCTTGCGCTCCTTGACGACCTCTTCCAGGCTGTGTCTTCCCGCACTGACACCCTTGTCGACGGCCGGCCCCTTCCGGCAAGCCGGCTGACCCGCACCGACGACGATCATCGTGTGGTGCGGCAGTGGCTGTGGAGCGCGCTTCTCGCGGACGGTGCCCGCGCACTTACCAGCGCCGGCCGGTGGAAGGATGCCTACGACTACCTCCAGCAGTACAACGGCATCGGCCAACGGATGCTCGACGGGCGCCAAGTCGCGGTCATCGCCGACATCGCCTCCGGCGAGATTGAGCGTGCACGCGTGACCACCGCGGAGACGGTCCGTGGCGAGCCGTGGGAGGAGGCTGTCACCGCATGTCTGGCCTACCTATGCGCCAGGGCCGTCGGCGAACCGAAAGGGGCGTACCTCGACGCGTTGCTCCGCAGCTTCCGACGGCTGACGCCCACACCCGGCCTTGCCGCCTTTCACACGCGCCTCGGGCTTGCTGTCATCGATGCAGTCGGCGGCGTAGGCCATTCCGGCGTACAGGGTCTCGCCACAGGCCTGATCGGTCATGCAGTCCGATGTGATGACGCATACGTTGCTCGTGATCTATTGCGCCACCGCGACATCCTGATCGTCGGTGACGCCAGGTCCGAAGCTAAGCTGACCGAGAGCCTGCAGGCGTCCGGCCTGACGCACCGAGGCATGCCACACGTCGCGTGCGAGCGGCTGTTGAAGCTTTTGGTTATCAGCAGGGCGGTGATCCAAGGCGCGAGGGCCGCCTGGCTGGCGCAGAGCGCCCCGTCTGACTGCGTAGAGGGCAGCGGGACACTCGAGCCATTGTCATGACGCAGGACGGCCGGACATCATCTACGTCATGCGATGGGTCGCGACACGGCGCGGGTTGCGAAGCCTTGCGACACACTCGTTCACGATGTTTGGCGCAATAGCCCTCTTTTTGCAGTCCTACCAGGCGATTTGGGACAGGTCCGCGTTTCCTGGTCACGAGATTACGGTGGCGGCGGCGGCCGCTGCAGGATCGATGCTTCTCGGACTCGCTCGCGCCCGCCCCGGTCGAACCGTCGCCCGAGACCTCCGGCATCCCCGGTGCCGGGTGGAGATCGTGCCGGGCGACCTGTTCGACGAACAGGAAGCTCACCTCGTCGTCGGATTCACGGACATGTTCGATACCGACGTGAACGAGGACCGGATCATCAATGCAAACAGTGTGCAGGGGCAGTTCCTCGAACGGATCTACCAGGGCGACGTTGCCGCGCTGGATGTCGACCTAGCTCGGGCGCTGGCCGGGGTCCCTGGGGCGGTGCGGGTGCCCAGGACGGCGAAGCCGTTCGGAAAGCTATGCCGCTATCCTACTGGCACTGTAGCGGTGCTCGGTACTCCGCGCCGGCATTTCTTCTGCGTCGCATACAGCACCATGACGCCAGACTTAATCGCACAGTCCTCTGGAGACGTGCTGTGGCGGAGCCTGAGCCACCTTTGGAAGGCGGTGTATGAACATGGACAACGGGCTCCGCTAACTATGCCGGTGGTGGGCGCCGGGCTAGCACGGGTAGACGCTCTGGACCGGCTCGCACTGATCCGGCTGATCGTGCTGTCGTTCGTCGCAGCATCCAGGGAGCGGCTGCTCACCACTCGGCTGCGCATCGCGATACCGCAGCGGGACTTCCTTGACCTCGACCGACTGGAACTACAGGCGTTCCTCGACTCCCTTTAAACTGCGACACAGTCGCTGGGCGAGACCGCGTTGCCGGCCATTCCGGATGCCGCACCTCGGTCGATGCCCGAGAACGTGGCAAGGTCGCGGCAGGTTCGCGGTCGACTCGCCGAACCGGTGGCGCAGTCGGCTGAGTAGCTTGTACCGGTCCATCGCCTCAGAGATCCGGTGCAACAACGCGGTCCCGCGGCCGGGCCAGGACATTTCCGGTGGCGACAGCGAGCCAGAGGCGATGCAGGCGGGGGATCGGCCGTTGCTGATTGTGGGCGTCAACCGCGCCGACCAACTAACGTGAACTTCGACACCCGCCTCCACACTTGCGAGTGCCCGCTCCTCCCTTCTGCAGCAGGTATCGGACGGGTAGGGAGGATGCGGCACTATGGTCGGGTGGACGAGGAACTGCTCGCGATGCTGCGCGAGGCTGCCGCGCATGTGGACCGTCACGAGCTGCCCGCGGCCAGGCGATTGCTCGAACCGCTGGCGGCCAGACGGAATCTGCCTGCGGAGACGCGTGCCCAGGTGCTGCTGGAGTGGGCCTGGGTGCTAGGCGCCGAGCAGCGCAACCGGCAGGCCGCCGAGGCGTACGCCGAGGTAATCAAGCTGGCCGACCAGGTTGGGGCAGCCGGTCTACGCTGCGAGGCGCTGCTGGAAAGTGGAATCCTTGCCCGCTACGAGGGTCGGCTGGACGACGCCGACGCCCTTCTTACCGAAGCTGGGTCGGTAGCCGCGAGGCTGAGCGATCACCTGCGGGCAGGGCAGGTGCTCGCGCAGCGGGCTTCGGTCGCCCACCAGCGGCACCAGTTCGTCCAGGCACGAGAGCATCTCGACGCGTTGGCCGAGTTGCTGCCTCGGTGCCCGTCCCATCAGCGGACCGAGCAGTTGCGCGCCGACTGGGCCCACCAAACAGCCGTCTCCGCGCGGATAGCGCATGACTTCGACCAAGCACGGCAGTTACTCGCCGCGGCCCGTGATCGATACGCGGCCCTGGGCCGGCGCATCGGGGTAGCCAACGTCGATCGCGAGCTCGGAGCTGTCCTAGACCAACTCGGTGACCGGCCCGGGGCGCGACAGGCCTACGGCCGGGCCTTCACGAGTTACCTGCGGGCGGGACGCCGCCTCGGGGCCGCCCACGTTGCCCGTCGGCTCGGTCAGATGCGGCTGCTCGACGTACCGGAAGACCCCGCCGCCGAAGCGTATGCCCGCCGCCGTTTCTCCCAGGCCCTACGGCTTGGCGCCGGAGAACCAATCAACCGCATGCTCAGCGAGCTGTCTTTGGCGCGCCTCGACCGGCTCGCCGGGAACCTCGACGATGCGGAGGGCCGACTCGCGGCGCTGCCGTTCGGGGATGCCCCTGATTTCCGGCACTTGTCTCAGGCCGCCCTCGAATGGGGGATGGTCAAGCGCGCGCGCGGCGACAGAGCCGCCGCAATCGAAATGTTCCGCCAGGCGCTGCTGCCGCTCGACGCGGGCGATGACCCTAGTGCAGCGTCCATCGCGCATTACCAGCTTGCGTATGACCTGATCCTTGATGGCTACGTGAGGGAGGCGAAGGAGCACGCGGTCGCGGCGTTTCAGCTCAGTGAGGGAGCAGGGCGGCGGCTGGGCGACCCGGCCGACCGCGAGACGTTCTACCGTGACACTCGGCAGGCGTACATCCTCGCCATGCACTGCGCCGCCCGCGACGAGGACGGACCCACCGCGTTCGCCGTGGCCACAGCAGCACGCGCAGAGGCCGTAGCGGCGTTCATCCGGGCGGGAGCCCAGTTCTCCCCGGAGCTGCGCGAGCTCGTCGCGGCGATCACCCTGGCCCGGCGTACGCCGGTCGAGGCCGGCCGTCTGCCCGAGCTGTACCGCCGCCTCGACCGGCTAACCACCACCGAGCTGCGGCGCAACGCAGTGCCGGAGCCTATGGATCTCGCTGCCACGCGGGCCTCGCTTCCCCGCGGCGGACATGCGCTGCTGGTCGACGTACTCGAAGATGAGGCTACGATCTGCAACCGAATCTGGTTA from the Micromonospora sp. WMMA1947 genome contains:
- a CDS encoding FxLD family lanthipeptide; protein product: MASGTLELSATGSDDEFDLDVSLLEVADLAGLVNLTDDGCGSTCTACTTNVA
- a CDS encoding CATRA system-associated protein gives rise to the protein MDEELLAMLREAAAHVDRHELPAARRLLEPLAARRNLPAETRAQVLLEWAWVLGAEQRNRQAAEAYAEVIKLADQVGAAGLRCEALLESGILARYEGRLDDADALLTEAGSVAARLSDHLRAGQVLAQRASVAHQRHQFVQAREHLDALAELLPRCPSHQRTEQLRADWAHQTAVSARIAHDFDQARQLLAAARDRYAALGRRIGVANVDRELGAVLDQLGDRPGARQAYGRAFTSYLRAGRRLGAAHVARRLGQMRLLDVPEDPAAEAYARRRFSQALRLGAGEPINRMLSELSLARLDRLAGNLDDAEGRLAALPFGDAPDFRHLSQAALEWGMVKRARGDRAAAIEMFRQALLPLDAGDDPSAASIAHYQLAYDLILDGYVREAKEHAVAAFQLSEGAGRRLGDPADRETFYRDTRQAYILAMHCAARDEDGPTAFAVATAARAEAVAAFIRAGAQFSPELRELVAAITLARRTPVEAGRLPELYRRLDRLTTTELRRNAVPEPMDLAATRASLPRGGHALLVDVLEDEATICNRIWLAPDGTTRVDEVLLPPGVRRWLDRYHAAEPGFAAEFQDDALTALGAAIIPPGLAAALERGDEPALVISTGGLLGPVPVAAIRVGTRCLAELARIAVVPAIALWTALRSRPTRTGTGMAAYLDESVPGSRRERAALMKAFPDAAVLTRDQVRPSIFRAADRAAILLSVHGTAVRGLGQALELGGGDSLTAADLLVCRLPEAVLMPACWAGRLDLRAAAEPLGLPTAALLAGARWVLAGTVDIATTRTATLLGACYAELARGRSPVDALRQVQLDYLRSRGRGQVPPHTWAGLSIVGDGFDPWMATPRPWLDRQTTVAATTMLREVQTWLLDPTGWGLVESALSAALDSVETFDAPTLRTALAALRSSRAQPEATQHMAAPAVVRFRINRLAAALQQATEG
- a CDS encoding macro domain-containing protein encodes the protein MEIVPGDLFDEQEAHLVVGFTDMFDTDVNEDRIINANSVQGQFLERIYQGDVAALDVDLARALAGVPGAVRVPRTAKPFGKLCRYPTGTVAVLGTPRRHFFCVAYSTMTPDLIAQSSGDVLWRSLSHLWKAVYEHGQRAPLTMPVVGAGLARVDALDRLALIRLIVLSFVAASRERLLTTRLRIAIPQRDFLDLDRLELQAFLDSL
- the fxlM gene encoding methyltransferase, FxLD system translates to MSTTDWRQYTVEFPSSAAAELIATTVLAPALATAEEDGVLHGWWFVRKYPSWRWRYIADDPTSHLVEDLLETLAVDDRIVNWTRGIYEPETMAFGGSAGMHAAHDLFHQDCRHLLLGPGLAEPATLGRRELAVLLCSVLMRSAGLDWYEQGDVWAKVTDLRPAPSLPAEGDATAVLVRAMNRLMTADIRSLSGPTSDSPLAGYGAWFEAFETAGQALADLARRGHLRRGLRAVIAHHVIFNANRIGLSVHDQSTLAALAVRNVFDPTRRSTVSTAEPTLSAASVDPMTTHRDPADLRSELADQLRAENIIRTPSVEAAIRQTPRHLFLPGVPLEQAYADTAVYTKTDGRGASISAASQPRIVAMMLEQLDARPGHRIMEAGAGTGYNAALLAAITGETGHVATIDVDDDLVDAARKHLATAGVANVEVVRGDGALGHPDGAPYDRIIATVGAWETPTAWLQQLTPGGRLVVPLRLRGAASRSVIFERYDGGWRDVGSELAVFMPLRGIADDARRIVTLTGEQDVTLQVHKDQNVDAAELAGVLETERHEMWTGVHFPPMVPYEWLDLWLACRLDNALMRMNGTPQAIESGTVSPMFPWGAMATTRGANLAYLTIRPAPPAADGGKHYEVGVIGHGPSGKDLAEHVGAEIRTWDAEYRPRTVRFEIPDAPAEANPSAGRFVLPRPHHPITVTWQ
- a CDS encoding lantibiotic dehydratase; this translates as MSRSVDSPVYRSMDTALVRAVAHPAIALPPWPDLTEPRPELVPSWVSWLRQVWAIDAVAEAVALSSPVLAEQVSKLCAGEAASVRETRRTVHAVVRYVQRLLGRPTPFGLLAGVAPAVFGSRAPTRWGSAHKAIARAAAGWLTDVIAHLERCPELLSRLAVVANSTLTVRDDRLIVPYQPHSGVDGQLGAAEVSLRHSAPVRAAIAAARSPIQVEVLAAQLRGAFPQASASVVMAMLTQLIAHRVLITSMHAPSTEPDAFAYLLRQLDEAGAESGTPVAGVVNALREIHSGLQRHNTAQSSDAPAVRRLVASRMRSLAISTHEPLAVDLRLDASVTLPDQVAKEVERAALVLTRMSAYPYGTAAWRAYHQRFYERYGIGSLVPVRELVDPDSGIGLPDGYPGSPAPEPRSPISQRDETLLNLAQRAALDGATEVVLDEALIAQLELGPQRLRLPPHLEACVRVQAADEKDLARGRFTIEVISVSRAAGGLTGRFLSVLRPSDAGRLAAGFADLPAGDRDAVPAQVSFPPLDPGTAHVARAVQMLPTVISLAEHRWPSRSVLTIDDLAVGCDGRRMYLAVPERGHRIEAVGMHALNLRAHTPPLARFLIELGRGQCAQVTAFDWGAAARAKLPFLPRVRYGRAILAPATWRLEAAELPDRHQPWYAWDDAFDEWRARRRLPRLVHLVEADRRLPLDLDESAHRVLLRSHLLTAPRAVLVEAPNPEDLGWCGGRPHEVIVALRATEPPPWPPLPPPTPTRVIGRDQGQTPAASQILLAKLYGDIRRQDLLLAEHLPRLLAEWDTPPDWWFLRFRDPDQHLRLRIALPDASSFGPAAERVSAWADDLRRRGLLREIQYATSYPETGRWGSGPAMQAAEAVFIADSHAVLTQLCQPVRPSRQALVAVQIAAIAVAYTRSVETGMRWLVDHVPAAAPQPVPRPLFHEAVRLAHPGRDWSALRAAPGGAAIVDAWKNREVALAVYRTHLPGPHTDGIDTDDVLGSLMHAHYIRAVGIDFDDEDQCRYLARAAALAYFARSRP
- a CDS encoding lanthionine synthetase C family protein, with amino-acid sequence MSLAYESHELAVAVADLLAHPDDHRLPIRQPWWRQSLALGVPGIALLHVELAAAGLRPWKRAHHWLTAATSGPVTAGPDSHPFHGAPALAHVLACASTHQPCLYARALDDLDRAIAADARRRVAVAHARIDACELPALAEFDVIRGLAGIGAYLLHRPPAGEALHAVLGYLVRLTAPLHHDSEALPGWWTGSGPNGRADTRFLGGHGNNGLAHGIAGPLALLALAARQGVVVPGQLAAIATVCSWLDRWRSDTGAGPIWPYWITRAQLRADHPPTPAAQRPSWCYGTAGLAHAQQLAALAIGDPVRRVTAGDALARALIDPGQLAATTDPSLCHGYAGLAHIAHRVAADAPPGTAARLDAQVPGLLRMIGPAGAGPRRTAAALLAASSGPGLLEGVAGVALAALSCSTASAPASSWDSCLLTARPAYPLT